The genomic segment GCGGCGGAGCCGAGTGCCCACGACGGGGCCCTGGACCTGCTCGCGATCGGCCTTGCCTGAGCCCGAGCGGGGCAGCGCCGGCTCGCTGGCCGTCGTCCTCCACTCGCACATGCCCTACGTCGAGGGCTTCGGCACCTACCCGTTCGGGGAGGAGTGGCTGTTCGACGCCTACCTGCGCTCCTACGCGCCGCTGCTCGAGATCGCCAGCGGCGTGACCCTGACGGTGACTCCGGTCCTCGCCGACCAGCTCGAGGCCGACGGGGTCGCCGAGCGGATGCTCGCCTTCGCCGAGGACCTGCGCCTCGGGATGGCGCTCACGGAGGCGGAACTCGTCGAGCCCGCACTGGCCCCGGGCTGCCACTCCGAGGCCGACAGATACCGGCGCTCGGTCGAGCTGATCCGCTCCGCCGGAGGCGACCTCCTGGCGCCGTTTCGCGACCGTGAGGCGAGCGGCGACATCGCGCTGATGACCTCGGCGGCGACCCATGCCGTGCTGCCCCTCCTCGCCACCGAGGCCGGCCGGCGGGCGCAGATCGACGCGGGCGCGCGCTCACATCGCCGGCGCTTCGGCGAGCCCGCCGGCTTCTGGCTTCCCGAGTGCGCCTACGAGCCCGGCATCGAGGCGCTGCTCGCGGATTCGGGGATGAGCTGCTTCTGCGTCGATGCCAGCGGCTGGACCGAGCCGGGCGAGCGCACCGCCCCGATCGCCACCGGCGCCGGGCCGCGCGCTCTGCCGATCGACTGGGACCTCGTATCGCGCCTCTGGTCTCTCGACGGTTATCCGTCGGACCCGCGCCATCGCGACTTCCATCGCAAGACGCATCGCGGCGCGCGCGCCTGGTCGATCGGCGACACGGGCTACGACCCCGAGGCCGCCGAGCGGCGTGCCCGCGAGCAGGCGGTCGACCTGCTCGAGGCCGTCGCCGCCAGGCTCCGCGCGCTCGCGCCCGACGGCGACGGGCTGCTCTGCTTCGCCTGCGACACCGAGCTGCTCGGCCACTGGTGGTGGGAGGGTCCGGCCTGGCTCGACGAGCTCATCGCGCGAGCGCCCGAGTTCGGCGTCGACCTCGTCACCGTGCCCGAGGCGCTCGCCCGCCACCCGGCGGCCACGGGCCGGCCGATCGCCGCGTCGACCTGGGGCGAGGGCAAGGACCTGCGCACCTGGGACTCGCGGGCGGTGGCCGACCTCGCGACCGCTCTGCGCCGGCTCGAGCTGCGCGCGGTCGCCGAGCTCCGGGGCGAGGCGGGGCGTGAGCCGGACCGTGCCCTTCGGGTCGTGCGCGAGCTGTTCGCCGCCCAGGCGAGCGACTGGGCGTTCCTCGACGAGCGCCGCCAGGCCGGCGACTATCCCTACGGCCGTGCCGTCACCCACGCGGAGCGGATGCACGAGGCCATACACTCCGCGAGCCCGCCAGATCCGCGGGTCCGGAACCTCGCGCCTGACCTCCGTCCGTCGGCGCTGATCGAGCCGTGAGCACCGCCATGACCCACCCGACCTACCGCCCGCGCGCCGGGCGCCTAAATCGATGACCCGGGTCCTCCTGCTGAGCTGGGAGTACCCGCCGCTGATCGAGGGCGGACTCGCGCGCCACGTCCGCAAGCTGGCCGAGGGCCTCGCGCGCCGCGGCACCGAGGTCCACGTCCTGACGCGCGGCGGCGAGGAGTCCCCCCGCGAGCTCCGCGAGGGCGTCCAGATCCACCGGGTGCGTGAGCCCAATCGCCCGACCGAGCTCGGCGAGTTCGTCACCTGGGTCGAGCGGATGAACGCCGACATGCTCGCCGCCGGGGTCGAGCTCGGCGACCGCTACGACTTCGACGTCGTCCACGGCCACGACTGGCTCGTCGCGACGGCCTGCCATCACCTCGCCAAGCGCTTCGACGCGCCGCTCGTGACGACGATCCACGCGACCGAGCACGGCCGCCACCAAGGCTGGGTCGACAAGCACCCGCAGTCGCACATCCACGGCGTCGAGCGCTGGATCACGAACCGCTCGGACCGCGTGATCGCGTGCTCCTTCTACATGCGCGAGCAGATCGCCGACATCTTCGGGATCGACGACTCTCGGATCGAGGTGATCCCGAACGGGATCGACCCCGACGACCTGCCGGCGCCGCCGAGCGACGCGCTCGAGCGACTGCGGGCGGAGTTCGCGGCTCCCGACGAGCGACTGGTCCTGCTGATCGGCCGCCTCGTCTACGAGAAGGGCTTCCAGCTCGCGCTCGAGGCGATGCCGCGGCTCGTCGAGTCGGTTCCCGGCACGCGCTTCCTCGTCGCCGGGTCGGGCACCCACGAGGCCGAGCTGCGAAGTCAGGCCGAGAGCGCCGGACTGATGGACCACGGGACGTTCCTCGGCTGGATCGGCGACGACGTCCTGCACTCGCTCTACCGGATCGCGGACGTCTGCGTCGTGCCCTCGATCTACGAGCCGTTCGGCCTCGTCGCGCTCGAGGCGATGGCGTCGGGGTGCCCGTGCATAGTCTCCGACACGGGCGGGCTGCGCGAGGTCGTGCCGAACGACCGCGTCGGGCTGCGCTTCCAGTCGCGCGACCCGGACTCGCTCGGCCAGATGGTCGAGCGGGTGCTGACCGACGCCGAGCTTCGCGACCGGCTGACCGCCGAGGCCTCCGAACACGTCCTGAGCTTCGACTGGGCCGACGTCGCGGCGAAGACCGACGACGCCTACTCGGCGCTGCTCAAGGGGCGCTCCTCGAGCGTCGCCGGACCGACCGGATCCACCGGGTCGCTCCAGCGCAGCCGCTCCGGCGACGGCCGGTAGCGGATCACCCGGGCCGGGATCCCGGCGACGACGGCGTTCGCCGGTACGTCGCGCGTGACGACGGCGCTCGTTCCGACGATCGCGTTGTCGCCGACGCTGACCCCGCGCAGGATGCAGGCGCCGTAGCCGATCCAGACGTTGGATCCGACGACGACGTCGCGTTTGTAGATGCCCTGTTGGCGGATCGGCCGCTCGACCTCGGTCACCCCGTGGTCGAAGTCGATGAACATCGCCCGGTCGGCGATCACGCACTGCTCGCCGATCCGAACGCGCTGATAGGCAGAGATCGTGCACTCCTGGCCGAACACCGTCTTGGCCCCGATCTCGACGACGCCCTCGTGGCAGCGGATCTTCGTGCCGTGCCCGATCCAGCAGAAGCGGCCGAAGCGAACCTTCCCCTTGCGCCCGATCTGCAGCTTCATCCGCGGGCCGAAGAAGGCCGGCCCGTCGGTCTCGAAGCGCCGGCCGGCCGGCGTCAGCGCGCGCCGCCACGCCCAGCGCCAGGCCAGCAGCCAGTAGCGCGGGCCGAGCATCCGGTGGCGGGCGGCGAAGCGAAGCAGGGAAACCAAGCGGCGGTGACCATAGAAGGCGCCGCGCGAACGGTGGTGGGCGCCGCGGATCGAAATACACTCGCCCGCCCGTGAGCTCGGCCGATGCCTCCCCCCAGACCACGAGCGACGGCGCGTCGCTCGCCAGCCGCGTCACCGACGGTCAGACCCGGGCGCTGGCGCGCGCGATCAGCCTCGTCGAGAACCGCGACCCTGCGGGCGACGAGCTGGTCCACGAGCTCTTCCCGCAGACCGGCAAGGCACGCGTCACCGGTCTGACCGGTCCCCCCGGCGTCGGCAAGTCGACGCTGATCGGCGCGATCTGCACGCGGCTTCGCGCCGACGAGCGCGACGTCGGCGTGCTCTCGATCGACCCGTCGAGCCCGTTCACCAACGGCGCCGTGCTCGGCGACCGGATCCGGCTCACCGAGCACTTCCTCGACCCGGGTGTCTTCATCCGCTCGATGGCGACCCGCGGCTCCCTCGGCGGTCTGGCCGAGGCCGCACTCCAGGCGGCGTTGTTGATGGACGCGGCCGGCAAGGACGACGTCCTGCTCGAGACCGTCGGGGTGGGCCAGGGCGAGATCGATGTCGTTGACCACGCCGACACCGTGATCCTCGCCCTGATGCCCGGTTCCGGAGACTCGGTCCAGGCGCTCAAGGCGGGCGTGATGGAGATCCCCGACGTGATCGTCGTCAACAAGTCCGACCACCCGCTCGCCGACACGATGGTGCGCGAGATCCGCTCGGTCCTCGCGCTCGGCCCGAAGCGCTCGTGGCGGGTCCCCGTCCTCAAGACAGAGGCCGCCAAGGGGGAGGGGATCGACAAGCTCGTCGACACGATCGGCGAGCACCGCGCCCACATCGAGGCCGAGGGCACGTTGTCGGAGCGCCGGGCTCGCAACCTGCGAGCCGAGGTGATCGGGATCTCGATCGCGCGAATGCGGCGCGACCTCGAGCGCCGGGCCGGCGAGGACCCGGACTGGACCGCGACGCTCCAGCGCGTGGTCGCGCGCGAACTCGACCCCGCGAGCGCGGCGCGCGAGCTGCTCGAGAAGACCCTCGAGGACTAGCGGCGAGCGGGACTAGGCGGCGCGGCGCTCCCTCGCGTCCGAGATCCGCGTCCACGAGGTCTGCACGCTCAGCGCCTCGGCCAGTCGCAGCGCCCTCTGGGAGGGACGTCGCGGACTGCCGTCGCGGGCGCGCAACCTCGGGAGCGTGACCTCCCCGTCGAACTCATCACGGGCGCTGGCGATCTCCAGCCACCTCGAGTCGCGCTCATCTGTCATTCGGCTCTCCCCGGCGAAGGGTTGGTTGACCCAACTGACCGCAAGCTAAAGCCATTCGCGGACGACATCGTGCGCACCCGTACGAGATAACGAGGAAAGTGCGCCTAAAACGCGGCGCGAAGCCGGCGGAACGAGATCAGGCGCCGAGCTGGCGCGCGATCACCATCTGCTGGATCTCGTCGGTTCCCTCGCCGATCGTGAGGATCTTCGCGTCGCGATAGAAGCGACAGACCGGGTACTCCTCGATGTACCCGTAGCCGCCGTGGATCTGCACGGCCTCCTCGGAGGCGCGGACCGCGAGCCGGCCCGTCTTCAGCTTCGCCTGGGCGGCGGTCAGCGTGAACGGGCGCCCCTGGTCCTTCTCCCACGCGGCGCGGAGCGTCAGCAGCCGTGCCGCCTCGATCTCGGTCGCCATGTCGGCGAGCTTCGCCTGAATCTGGCCGTAGCGGCTGATCGGCTTGCCGAAGGCGTTGCGCTCGGCGGCGTAGGCGAGCGCCTCGTCGAGCGCGCCCTGGGCGAGTCCGACCCCCATCGCGGCGACACCGATCCGCCCGATGTCGAGAATCTGCATGAACTGGCGCATCCCCGCTCCGCGCGGCCCCAGCAGGTTGGCCTCGGGAACCCGCGCTCCGTCGAAGCTGAGCGGCCGCGTGTCCGAGGCGTTCCAGCCCATCTTCCGGTAGGGCTCGCCCTGCTCGTAGCCCGGGGTGCCGTTGGGGACGATCAGGTTCGAGATCTCCTTCGACCCCGAGCCGTTCTCGCCCCCGCCGGTCACGGCCGTGATCGCGACGTGGCCCGAGATCTCCGTGCCGGCGTTGGTGATGAACTGCTTCGCGCCGTCGATCACCCACTCGCCGTCGGTGAGCCGCGCCCGCGTGCGGACGTTGCCCGCGTCCGAGCCGGCGTCGGGCTCGGTCAGTCCGAACGCCCCGAGCTTGCGTCCGGCGCAGAGGTCGGGGAGGAGCTCCTCGCGCTGCTCGGCCGAGCCGAAGAGGTGGATCGGCTGCGTCCCGAGCGAGGTGTGGGCGCACATCGTGATCGCGACGCTCGAGTCGACCCGCGCGAGCTCCTCGACCGCGAGCGCGTACTGGACCGAGGTCCCTCCGGCGCCGCCGACGTCCTCCGGGAACGGGATCCCCATCAGCCCGAGCTCGCCCAGCCGGGCGACGATCTCGGCCGGGAACCGCTTCTCGCGGTCGAGCTCCTCGGCCACCGGCCGGATCTCCTCTCGGGCGAGTGAGCGGACCGTGTCTCGAAGCAGGCGCTCCTCGTCACTCAAGTCGAAGTTCATCACCGCAGCGTATGGGTCTCGAGGGCGGGGCCTGCAAAGCGTCGCCTGAGCGGGTCATCGGTCGGTCGTGTGCAGAGCACACGTCCCTCCCTGCTTCCCCGCTCATGCTTGCTTTTCGGCCACGTTCGGTGGATGACCGGCGCGGCCCGTTCGGTGGACGAGTTGCACAGCGGCTCGCGCCGCCGCCGCCTCGGATCAGGCCGGGGCTCTGCCGCTTGCGAGCAGGGGGGTGATCTGGTCGAGCTCGGCGGGGCGGGCGAAGTGGTAGCCCTGGCCCTGCGAGCAGCCGAGCTCGGTGACGAACTCCGCCTGCGCCGCCGTCTCGACCCCCTCAGCGACGACGATCAACCCGAGGTCGCGGCCGAGGCTCGTGATCGACCTGGCGATCGCGCGCTGGCGCTCGTCGGTGAGGATCCTGGCGACGAACGAGCGGTCGATCTTGAGGATGTCGAGCGGGAACCGAGCGAGGTGGCGGAGCGAGGCGTTGCCGGTGCCGAAGTCGTCGACCGCGGTCTTGACCCCGAGCGCCTTGAGTTCCTCGAGGCGCCCCGTGACGAGGTCCTCGTCGAGGATGAACGCGGTCTCGGTCAGCTCGAAGATCAGGCTCGCCGGCTCGAGCCCGTTGCGCGCGAGCCCGCCGGCGATCGCATCGTCGAGCTCGGGGTCGGAGAGCTGGGCGGCCGAGAGATTGACGTGAAGCCTCAGACCGGGACTCAGCTCGCGCATCCTCGCCAGCTGCGAGCACGCCTCGGCGATCACCCAGCGGCCGAGCGGGAAGATCAGGCGGCCCTGCTCGGCGACGTCGATGAACGCATCGGGTCCGAGCACGCCGCGCTCGGGATCGCGCCAGCGGATCAGGGCCTCGCACGCAGGGATCGCGCGATCGGCGAGCGTCACGACCGGCTGGTGGACGAGGAACAGCTCGTCGTCTCGGATCGCGACCGAGAGCCGTCGCTCGAGCGAGAGCCTCGCTCGCGTCCGATGAAGCGAAGCCGGGTCGTGGCGGTGCGATTGCGCCTTGCCGCGCCGCTTCGCGCGCCGCATCGCGGCCTCGGCGTCGCGCATCAGGTCGACCCCGAGCTCGCCGCCCGATGCGATCCCGATGCTCGCCGACAGCAGCACCTCGTCGTCGCCGAGTTCGAACGGCTCCTCGAGCCGCGCGATCATCGCCGCCGCGAGGCTGTCGACGGAGGACGCGGCGAGGCCGTCGAGGATCGCGACGAAGACGTCGCCGCCGAAACGCGCCGTGGTCGCCTCGGGCGGGACGCAGGCGGCGATCCGCGCCGCCGCGGCGACGAGCGCGCGATCGCCGCAGCTGCGCCCGAGCGCTTCGTTGACGTCACCGAAGCCGTCGAGGCCGATCGCGAGCACGCTGACCTCGCCGCCCTCGCTCTCGGCACCCGCGAGCGCGGCGACGAGCGACTTCTCGGCCATCAGGCGGCTGGCGAGACCCGTGAGCGGATCCGAGTGGGCGCGGTCGATCGCATCCTGGGCGAGCCGCGCGTTCGACAGCGCGAGGCTGGCGCATCCGGCGAGGACGAGCAGCACGGCCTCGTCGCTGTCGCGGTAGCGACCGGCCGACTCGCCGATCCGCCCGGTCGTCAGGCTCCCGACGACCTCACCGCGCTCGTGGAGCGGCGCGGCCATTGCGCGTGAGACGCCCGCGCTCTTGAACGACTCCATTCCGGGCACGGCGCTCGGGTAGTCGTCGATGCGCACGAGCCGGTTCTTCGTGATCGCCTGACCGCCGGCGCCGTCACCGATCGGGGAGCGCGAGTAGCCCGTGATCGAGTCCGGCAGGCCCGAGCTCGCGACGAGGATCGCCTGGTCGCGATCGGTCTCGTCGACCAGCCTCAGCCCGACGAGGTCGTCGCCGAGCAGCTCGCGCGTCGCCGCGGCGATCCGGTCGAGCAGGTCGTCGAGGCCGCCGCCGGCGATGATCCCCGATTGGATCGCCGCCACGTGCTCGGCGAGCCGTGGTCCGGACAGGGGCGGGCCGTGCCGCCGCGCGACCTCGTGGGAGCTCCCGGAGCCCCGGCGCAGAGCGGGGGACTGCTTCACAGCCATGCCATCGACCCAGGCTCGGCCGCGCTTGAGTGGTCCGGACGTCAGCTGGCCGCGCGGGCCTGCCGCGCGGCGAGCGCGACCAGCAGCCGCGTGCCGAACCCGCTCGGGCCGGCTCCGAAGTACTCCCGGCCGGTGTCCCATGCGGTACCGGCGATGTCGAGATGCGACCAGGTCGCCCCCTCGACGAACTCCTCGAGGAACGAGCCGGCGTAGATCGTCAGCGCCTTGCGCTTGCGGGCGCTGTTGGTCAGATCGGCGACGGTGCCGCGCGTCAGCGCCTTGTACTCGGGGTGGAGCGGCAGCCTCCAGACGAGCTCGCCGGTCTCCTCGCCCGCCTCGCTCACGGCCGCCGCCCAGGCGTCGTCGTTGGAGATCAGACCGGCGTAGGTCGAGCCGAGGGCCGCGATCACTCCTCCGGTCAGCGTCGCGAGGTCGACGATCCTGTCGGCGCCGAGGTCACGGGCGCAGTAGGTCAGTGCGTCGGCGAGGATCAGACGACCCTCCGCGTCGGTGTTGTTGACCTCGACGGTCTTGCCGTTCATCTGCGTGATGACATCGCCGGGTCGCGTCGCCGTCCCGGAGGGCATGTTCTCGACGGCGGGCACGACGGCGACGACGTCGAGCGCGATGTCGAGGTCGGCGATCGCGGCGAGCGACTCGAGCACCGCGGCGCCGCCCGACATGTCCATCTTCATCTCGTGCATCGACGCCGCGGGCTTCAGCGAGATACCGCCGCTGTCGAACGTGACGGCCTTGCCGACGAGGCCGAGCGTCTCGCCGCCTCCGGCGCCGCGGTAGCGCAGCACGATCAGCCGCGGCTCGGCCGCTGATCCCGCCGACACCGCCAGCATCCCGCCCATCGAGCGCGCTGCGATCTCATCGCGGCCGAGCGTCTCGACAGAGATCCGCTCGTCGCCGGCGGCGATCTGGTCGGCGCGCTCGGCGAGCCGGACCGGATCGAGGTGGTTGGCGGGCAGGTGCTGGAGCTCGCGCGCCCGGTTGGCGGCCTGCGCGGCCGCCCGTGTGCGCGCGATCAGCTCGCGGGCGGCGCCGTCAGGCTCGGCGCCGAGGCGCAGCTCGATCCGCTCGATCGCGGGCGGGGGCGGCGCGTCCGGATCCGAGGAGCGAAAGCGGTCGAGGCGCAGCTCGCCCAGGATCGTGCCCTCGAGCATCGCCGCGAGCTCGGCCGCTTCGGCCGCGCGGGCGAGCCCGAGCGAGATCGAGCGCGCCTCGACCCGCGCGGCCTGGCGCGCAACGAGCGCTCCTGCGACCCGCAGGTCCTCGATCCCGGGCGACTCGCCGAGACCGACGGCGAGAACACGCCGTCCGTCCGGGCGCAGCATCGTCAGAAAGCGCTTGCGCGGCCTGAAGTCGATCGCCCCCGGCGCCTCGGCGAGCTCGGCGGGCAGTCCGGTCGCGGAGTCGACGCCGACGACGACGAGGTCGGCGTCCGAGTCGGCCTGGTCGGCTCCGGTTGCGATCGCGACGTCCAAGGCGCCCGAGTCTAGATGCGGGTGCGCTGGCCTCGGGGACGCAGATTAAGATTGGACCGCCCTCGGGCCGCCCCGGCTCGGACCCGACTTCTCAAGGAGACGCCCTTGTCCAAGACCGTGATCCTCGGCACCGCCCGGACGCCCTTCGGCAAGATGGGCGGCGGCCTCGCCTCGCTCGGCGCCGAGCAGCTCGGAGGGCGCGCGATCAGCGCCGCGCTCGAGCGCTCCGGAGTGGCGCCCGAGCAGGTCGAGCAGGTCGTCTACGGCCAGGTGCTCCAGGCCGGTCAGGGCCAGATCCCCTCGCGCCAGGCCCAGATCGAGGCCGGCATCCCGAAGGAGGTCTCCTCCGAGACGATCAACAAGGTCTGCGCATCCGGCATGCGAAGCCTCGGCCTGGCCGATCTGTCGATCCGCGCCGGGGAGGTCGAGGTCGCGGTCGCGGGCGGCATGGAGTCGATGTCGAACGCGCCCTACCTGCTCCCGAACGCCCGCTTCGGCTTCCGGATGGGCGACGTCACGGCCGTCGATGCGATGACGCACGACGGGCTGACCAACCCGTTCACCGACAAGCAGATGATCAACGAGGCCAGCGAGGTGGCCGCCGAGCTCGAGCTGCCGCGCGCCGACATGGACCGCTGGGCCGCGCGCTCACACGCTCTCGCGGCCGAGGCCACCGACGCCGGCCGCCTCGCCGACGAGATCGTCTCCGTGACCGTCAAGTCACGCAAGGGTGAGAACGAGGTCGCTGCCGACGAGGCGATCCGCCCCGACTCGACGCAGGAGAGCCTCGGCAAGCTGAAGCCGATCGGCGGCCCGGACGCCACCCACACAGCCGGCAACGCGCCGGGCGTCAACGACGGCGCCGCTGCGATCGTCGTCTCCTCGCGCGAGTGGGCCGAGAGCGAGGGCCGCGAGGTCCTCGCCGATATCCTCTCCTACGGCCGCGCCGCCGACGACTTCGCCTACCTGGCGCGCACCCCCGCGAAGGCCGCGGCGCAGGCGCTCGAGCGGATCGGTCGATCGGCCGACGAGATCGACCTCTGGGAGATCAACGAGGCGTTCGCCTCGGTCGCGCTCAACTCGCTGCGGATGCTCGGCGTCGACGAGGACAAGGTCAACGTCAACGGCGGCGCGATCGCGCTCGGCCATCCGATCGGTGCCTCCGGCGCGCGGATCGTCGGCTCGCTCGTCCACGAGCTTCGTCGCCGCGGCGGCGGCCTCGGCTGCGCGGCGATCTGCTCCGGCGGCGGCCAGGGCGACGCGATCATCGTCGAGGTCGCGGGTTAGACGCGGGTCGGGGCCGGACGTCGTGGACGAGCTCGAGCTCGCGTTCGCGGGGGCGGCCCGC from the Thermoleophilia bacterium SCSIO 60948 genome contains:
- a CDS encoding EAL domain-containing protein, which codes for MAVKQSPALRRGSGSSHEVARRHGPPLSGPRLAEHVAAIQSGIIAGGGLDDLLDRIAAATRELLGDDLVGLRLVDETDRDQAILVASSGLPDSITGYSRSPIGDGAGGQAITKNRLVRIDDYPSAVPGMESFKSAGVSRAMAAPLHERGEVVGSLTTGRIGESAGRYRDSDEAVLLVLAGCASLALSNARLAQDAIDRAHSDPLTGLASRLMAEKSLVAALAGAESEGGEVSVLAIGLDGFGDVNEALGRSCGDRALVAAAARIAACVPPEATTARFGGDVFVAILDGLAASSVDSLAAAMIARLEEPFELGDDEVLLSASIGIASGGELGVDLMRDAEAAMRRAKRRGKAQSHRHDPASLHRTRARLSLERRLSVAIRDDELFLVHQPVVTLADRAIPACEALIRWRDPERGVLGPDAFIDVAEQGRLIFPLGRWVIAEACSQLARMRELSPGLRLHVNLSAAQLSDPELDDAIAGGLARNGLEPASLIFELTETAFILDEDLVTGRLEELKALGVKTAVDDFGTGNASLRHLARFPLDILKIDRSFVARILTDERQRAIARSITSLGRDLGLIVVAEGVETAAQAEFVTELGCSQGQGYHFARPAELDQITPLLASGRAPA
- a CDS encoding acetyl-CoA C-acetyltransferase, yielding MSKTVILGTARTPFGKMGGGLASLGAEQLGGRAISAALERSGVAPEQVEQVVYGQVLQAGQGQIPSRQAQIEAGIPKEVSSETINKVCASGMRSLGLADLSIRAGEVEVAVAGGMESMSNAPYLLPNARFGFRMGDVTAVDAMTHDGLTNPFTDKQMINEASEVAAELELPRADMDRWAARSHALAAEATDAGRLADEIVSVTVKSRKGENEVAADEAIRPDSTQESLGKLKPIGGPDATHTAGNAPGVNDGAAAIVVSSREWAESEGREVLADILSYGRAADDFAYLARTPAKAAAQALERIGRSADEIDLWEINEAFASVALNSLRMLGVDEDKVNVNGGAIALGHPIGASGARIVGSLVHELRRRGGGLGCAAICSGGGQGDAIIVEVAG
- a CDS encoding acyltransferase, producing the protein MLGPRYWLLAWRWAWRRALTPAGRRFETDGPAFFGPRMKLQIGRKGKVRFGRFCWIGHGTKIRCHEGVVEIGAKTVFGQECTISAYQRVRIGEQCVIADRAMFIDFDHGVTEVERPIRQQGIYKRDVVVGSNVWIGYGACILRGVSVGDNAIVGTSAVVTRDVPANAVVAGIPARVIRYRPSPERLRWSDPVDPVGPATLEERPLSSAE
- a CDS encoding DUF1957 domain-containing protein encodes the protein MPEPERGSAGSLAVVLHSHMPYVEGFGTYPFGEEWLFDAYLRSYAPLLEIASGVTLTVTPVLADQLEADGVAERMLAFAEDLRLGMALTEAELVEPALAPGCHSEADRYRRSVELIRSAGGDLLAPFRDREASGDIALMTSAATHAVLPLLATEAGRRAQIDAGARSHRRRFGEPAGFWLPECAYEPGIEALLADSGMSCFCVDASGWTEPGERTAPIATGAGPRALPIDWDLVSRLWSLDGYPSDPRHRDFHRKTHRGARAWSIGDTGYDPEAAERRAREQAVDLLEAVAARLRALAPDGDGLLCFACDTELLGHWWWEGPAWLDELIARAPEFGVDLVTVPEALARHPAATGRPIAASTWGEGKDLRTWDSRAVADLATALRRLELRAVAELRGEAGREPDRALRVVRELFAAQASDWAFLDERRQAGDYPYGRAVTHAERMHEAIHSASPPDPRVRNLAPDLRPSALIEP
- the meaB gene encoding methylmalonyl Co-A mutase-associated GTPase MeaB; translation: MSSADASPQTTSDGASLASRVTDGQTRALARAISLVENRDPAGDELVHELFPQTGKARVTGLTGPPGVGKSTLIGAICTRLRADERDVGVLSIDPSSPFTNGAVLGDRIRLTEHFLDPGVFIRSMATRGSLGGLAEAALQAALLMDAAGKDDVLLETVGVGQGEIDVVDHADTVILALMPGSGDSVQALKAGVMEIPDVIVVNKSDHPLADTMVREIRSVLALGPKRSWRVPVLKTEAAKGEGIDKLVDTIGEHRAHIEAEGTLSERRARNLRAEVIGISIARMRRDLERRAGEDPDWTATLQRVVARELDPASAARELLEKTLED
- a CDS encoding leucyl aminopeptidase, which encodes MDVAIATGADQADSDADLVVVGVDSATGLPAELAEAPGAIDFRPRKRFLTMLRPDGRRVLAVGLGESPGIEDLRVAGALVARQAARVEARSISLGLARAAEAAELAAMLEGTILGELRLDRFRSSDPDAPPPPAIERIELRLGAEPDGAARELIARTRAAAQAANRARELQHLPANHLDPVRLAERADQIAAGDERISVETLGRDEIAARSMGGMLAVSAGSAAEPRLIVLRYRGAGGGETLGLVGKAVTFDSGGISLKPAASMHEMKMDMSGGAAVLESLAAIADLDIALDVVAVVPAVENMPSGTATRPGDVITQMNGKTVEVNNTDAEGRLILADALTYCARDLGADRIVDLATLTGGVIAALGSTYAGLISNDDAWAAAVSEAGEETGELVWRLPLHPEYKALTRGTVADLTNSARKRKALTIYAGSFLEEFVEGATWSHLDIAGTAWDTGREYFGAGPSGFGTRLLVALAARQARAAS
- a CDS encoding acyl-CoA dehydrogenase yields the protein MNFDLSDEERLLRDTVRSLAREEIRPVAEELDREKRFPAEIVARLGELGLMGIPFPEDVGGAGGTSVQYALAVEELARVDSSVAITMCAHTSLGTQPIHLFGSAEQREELLPDLCAGRKLGAFGLTEPDAGSDAGNVRTRARLTDGEWVIDGAKQFITNAGTEISGHVAITAVTGGGENGSGSKEISNLIVPNGTPGYEQGEPYRKMGWNASDTRPLSFDGARVPEANLLGPRGAGMRQFMQILDIGRIGVAAMGVGLAQGALDEALAYAAERNAFGKPISRYGQIQAKLADMATEIEAARLLTLRAAWEKDQGRPFTLTAAQAKLKTGRLAVRASEEAVQIHGGYGYIEEYPVCRFYRDAKILTIGEGTDEIQQMVIARQLGA
- a CDS encoding glycosyltransferase family 4 protein, whose product is MTRVLLLSWEYPPLIEGGLARHVRKLAEGLARRGTEVHVLTRGGEESPRELREGVQIHRVREPNRPTELGEFVTWVERMNADMLAAGVELGDRYDFDVVHGHDWLVATACHHLAKRFDAPLVTTIHATEHGRHQGWVDKHPQSHIHGVERWITNRSDRVIACSFYMREQIADIFGIDDSRIEVIPNGIDPDDLPAPPSDALERLRAEFAAPDERLVLLIGRLVYEKGFQLALEAMPRLVESVPGTRFLVAGSGTHEAELRSQAESAGLMDHGTFLGWIGDDVLHSLYRIADVCVVPSIYEPFGLVALEAMASGCPCIVSDTGGLREVVPNDRVGLRFQSRDPDSLGQMVERVLTDAELRDRLTAEASEHVLSFDWADVAAKTDDAYSALLKGRSSSVAGPTGSTGSLQRSRSGDGR